In a single window of the Dethiosulfovibrio peptidovorans genome:
- a CDS encoding alpha-glucan phosphorylase — translation DSSLDAMDLYKKLEQDVIPTYYANKTQWVQMMRETIALNGSFFNTHRVVKEYCEKAYNISFRGV, via the coding sequence GACAGTTCCCTGGACGCAATGGACCTTTACAAAAAACTGGAACAGGATGTTATTCCCACATACTACGCAAACAAGACACAGTGGGTCCAGATGATGCGCGAGACGATCGCCCTGAACGGCAGTTTTTTCAATACCCATCGGGTGGTCAAGGAATACTGCGAAAAAGCCTACAACATCAGCTTCCGAGGAGTCTGA